A part of Candidatus Electrothrix aestuarii genomic DNA contains:
- a CDS encoding PilN domain-containing protein, with translation MGHLSFGIDISDDLLTGVAVAGKGKEAKVASCAYLRLDGENGLTEQLPLLLDALQWEKKGACDIGLSLSEISLRNIILPFADTKKIEQILPFELDEQLMLPFDEQVIATSPSIVDKEEGETHLLTAALDKDTLLEYLALFHAQGLEPDHISPTDFVLGERLSQSDQEAENFLLLSCDLSASTVTVIHQGAVVFMRHLAYPAEVFTEALFSFDGQEIHTDNPDKAEQVVNQICADIQQSVDFFKHQFSLSLQPAYILLTGPMLLGQGFEEKIAAELELPVKKSDLIQAETATLSATIAGQWKPELFDRPLALALQASFRKKTTSLNFRKNEFAPPHYLLRSKKQLTGAAIAVGALFLISLSYLFFDARHLQNTYDELSTDMVDVFQESFPGITPSGDPLLHMRSKLQGMDTVSVSMPIFNEKKRVLFTLYDISSRIPATLDIHVTRLIVDQGSVKISGTTDAFNNVNTIKNMLTASERYAEVSIVSATKGTEKEGIRFEIKLQLTSAKGEQS, from the coding sequence ATGGGCCATCTTTCTTTTGGCATAGATATCAGCGATGATCTGCTGACCGGGGTTGCTGTAGCCGGAAAAGGCAAAGAGGCCAAGGTGGCGTCTTGCGCCTATCTCCGGCTTGATGGAGAAAACGGCCTTACCGAACAACTCCCTCTCCTGCTAGACGCGCTACAATGGGAGAAAAAAGGGGCTTGTGATATCGGCCTCTCACTCTCTGAAATCAGCCTGCGTAATATCATCCTGCCCTTTGCAGATACCAAAAAGATTGAGCAGATCCTCCCCTTTGAGTTGGATGAGCAGCTCATGCTGCCCTTTGATGAGCAAGTCATTGCCACCAGTCCTTCCATCGTCGACAAGGAAGAGGGAGAAACCCATCTACTGACGGCTGCCCTTGATAAAGACACCCTCTTAGAATACCTTGCCCTCTTTCATGCACAGGGACTTGAGCCAGATCATATCAGTCCGACAGATTTCGTTCTCGGGGAACGACTCAGCCAAAGTGATCAGGAAGCAGAGAACTTTTTGCTCCTCTCCTGCGATCTCTCGGCAAGCACAGTAACGGTTATCCATCAGGGTGCCGTGGTCTTTATGCGTCACCTGGCCTATCCTGCTGAAGTGTTTACCGAGGCATTGTTCTCCTTTGACGGCCAGGAAATCCACACCGATAATCCTGATAAGGCTGAACAGGTAGTCAATCAGATCTGCGCAGATATTCAACAAAGTGTAGATTTTTTTAAACACCAATTTTCCCTTTCCTTGCAGCCAGCCTATATACTCCTGACCGGTCCCATGCTCCTTGGTCAGGGCTTTGAGGAAAAGATAGCAGCTGAACTGGAGCTGCCTGTCAAAAAATCAGATCTTATTCAGGCAGAAACAGCTACCTTGTCTGCAACGATTGCCGGGCAATGGAAGCCGGAGCTTTTTGATCGCCCTCTTGCCTTGGCCTTGCAGGCCAGTTTCAGAAAAAAAACGACGTCCCTTAATTTCCGCAAAAACGAGTTTGCCCCACCGCATTATCTTCTGCGCTCGAAAAAACAGCTGACTGGTGCCGCCATAGCTGTGGGAGCTCTTTTTCTGATTTCTTTAAGCTACCTCTTCTTTGACGCCCGGCATCTGCAAAACACGTATGATGAGCTGTCCACCGACATGGTGGATGTCTTCCAGGAGAGCTTTCCCGGCATAACACCAAGTGGCGACCCGCTGCTGCACATGCGTTCTAAACTTCAGGGTATGGACACAGTCTCCGTTTCCATGCCTATCTTTAACGAGAAAAAACGGGTTCTTTTCACCCTCTATGACATTTCTTCCCGGATTCCAGCCACTCTGGATATACATGTCACCCGGCTCATTGTTGATCAAGGCTCAGTAAAGATTTCCGGGACCACGGATGCCTTTAATAATGTGAACACGATTAAAAATATGCTCACCGCATCAGAACGTTATGCAGAAGTAAGTATTGTCTCCGCAACAAAGGGAACGGAGAAAGAAGGCATACGCTTTGAAATCAAGCTCCAGCTGACCAGCGCGAAAGGAGAACAATCCTAA
- a CDS encoding type II secretion system protein GspK, with protein MPWSGLRKKKAWKKKQKSKNKKKDPEKLQRSLWKRFLSLEDLGLEAMDEEQVDIMLDSLVDWLDSDDEEKENGAEKGYYSGLGPSYVPSNGPLQLIEDLVLVKGWDQKILYTGLKKRENASSNLIDYLTCGEQPGKVNINTAPALVLQALHGEMTEEIAADLISFRESEENKDTLKEITWYRNVPGFPSTISFDQILITTESNFFKITLTATENGLKRTGEGIVQRKKNQEQVLLYWKIQ; from the coding sequence ATGCCCTGGTCTGGACTGAGAAAGAAAAAAGCATGGAAAAAAAAGCAAAAGAGTAAAAACAAAAAAAAAGACCCGGAAAAACTACAACGGAGCCTTTGGAAACGTTTTCTCAGTCTCGAGGACCTTGGGCTTGAAGCAATGGATGAAGAGCAGGTGGACATTATGCTGGACAGCCTGGTGGATTGGCTGGACAGTGATGATGAAGAAAAAGAAAACGGTGCGGAAAAAGGATACTACAGCGGCCTTGGTCCCTCCTATGTTCCAAGCAACGGCCCTCTGCAACTGATTGAGGATCTGGTACTCGTCAAAGGTTGGGACCAGAAAATTCTTTACACCGGACTGAAAAAACGAGAGAATGCCTCTTCAAATCTCATTGACTATTTGACCTGCGGCGAGCAACCGGGTAAGGTCAATATCAATACGGCTCCTGCACTGGTTCTGCAGGCCCTTCATGGGGAAATGACCGAAGAAATTGCCGCTGACCTGATCTCCTTCAGGGAGAGCGAAGAGAATAAAGACACGCTGAAAGAAATCACCTGGTACCGCAATGTTCCAGGGTTCCCGAGCACCATCTCCTTTGATCAAATTCTGATTACAACAGAAAGTAATTTCTTTAAAATTACTCTCACCGCGACAGAAAATGGCCTCAAACGAACCGGTGAAGGAATTGTCCAGCGCAAAAAAAATCAGGAGCAGGTTCTGCTTTACTGGAAAATACAATGA
- a CDS encoding prepilin-type N-terminal cleavage/methylation domain-containing protein, translating to MTSPDSEQAGFTLLEIMLAVLILGLVVAMVTTALSGSINAIDATITQGDLYYRAQVAMERINEDLSSALLTNDMEFIGQSGSDSSEQTVLLSFSSLAHLVLDPKNDQPGLGRIHYALQADPDQSGHLLLVRSDALQRPTEDGEESGEVEAYILADQLRSVDFTFYDYQGEEQESWDTTVDEDDEEAKAKRRLPAAVTCRLEFWVDIEAERTIVFQTTVLLPTGLIQAQPEEDS from the coding sequence ATGACTTCACCCGATTCTGAACAAGCAGGTTTCACCCTGCTGGAAATCATGCTGGCCGTGCTGATTCTCGGTCTGGTTGTGGCAATGGTGACAACCGCTCTGTCCGGGTCCATCAACGCCATTGATGCCACCATAACCCAGGGGGATCTTTATTATCGGGCCCAGGTGGCAATGGAACGAATCAACGAAGACCTGAGTTCGGCCCTGCTCACCAATGACATGGAATTCATAGGTCAATCCGGCAGCGACAGCAGTGAACAAACTGTCCTGCTCTCCTTTTCCTCCCTGGCCCATCTGGTCCTTGACCCGAAAAATGATCAACCAGGCCTGGGAAGGATTCACTATGCCCTGCAGGCTGATCCTGATCAGAGCGGTCATCTTCTCCTTGTGCGGAGCGATGCCCTTCAGCGTCCCACAGAAGACGGGGAAGAAAGCGGCGAGGTCGAGGCCTATATACTCGCAGATCAGCTCCGGTCGGTTGATTTCACTTTTTATGATTACCAAGGCGAGGAACAGGAAAGCTGGGACACCACCGTGGATGAGGATGATGAAGAGGCAAAGGCCAAGCGCCGTCTGCCTGCTGCCGTGACCTGCCGTTTGGAATTCTGGGTTGATATAGAAGCGGAACGAACTATCGTGTTCCAAACAACGGTTCTCCTGCCAACAGGCCTGATCCAGGCCCAACCAGAGGAAGACAGCTAA
- a CDS encoding prepilin-type N-terminal cleavage/methylation domain-containing protein: MRSLTPSQKTDAGFTLLEVMVAVAIIAMSFVSLLGSQSQSISIADISRFETTAAMLAREKLSELQLAGYSELTDGSGQFEDDFSDYAWQSEVRELGEAETDIPDSDGMLKLLTLKISRGDDPNQAFTVRSVIMTEIEPAETE, translated from the coding sequence ATGCGCTCCCTTACGCCTTCCCAAAAAACAGATGCCGGTTTCACCCTCCTGGAAGTCATGGTTGCGGTGGCCATCATTGCCATGTCCTTTGTCTCTCTGCTGGGCTCCCAATCACAGAGCATCTCCATAGCTGACATCTCCCGTTTTGAAACAACGGCGGCCATGCTGGCCCGGGAAAAACTCAGCGAGCTGCAATTAGCAGGATATTCTGAGCTTACGGACGGGTCCGGCCAATTTGAAGATGATTTTTCCGATTATGCCTGGCAGAGCGAAGTAAGGGAGTTAGGTGAAGCTGAGACCGATATACCAGACAGCGACGGCATGCTCAAACTTCTTACCTTGAAAATCAGTCGCGGGGATGATCCCAACCAGGCCTTCACGGTTCGCTCGGTGATCATGACCGAGATTGAACCTGCTGAGACAGAATGA
- a CDS encoding type II secretion system protein: MDKICLVTFLRERTGTDQQGFTLIELVVVMVLISITAAFTMPKIQSSLYSNELSATAQRFVGLVTEAGQEARAKHIAFILRFDRETKAFLAIPVSTGPETAEEEAEKAYLRAKLDDSVTLTGIETKNEDSPTDSDDTGIRFTTKGYTRKAAIHFESDTGDQVTVMLSPFLGVARILEGHVSLEQDQITLNR; the protein is encoded by the coding sequence ATGGATAAGATTTGTCTTGTTACATTCCTAAGAGAGCGCACCGGTACCGACCAACAGGGCTTCACACTGATTGAGCTGGTTGTTGTCATGGTGCTGATCTCCATCACAGCCGCCTTTACCATGCCCAAAATTCAATCCAGCCTGTATAGCAATGAGCTCAGTGCCACAGCGCAGCGCTTTGTGGGGCTGGTCACCGAAGCAGGCCAGGAGGCCCGGGCAAAACATATTGCCTTTATCCTGCGCTTTGACCGCGAAACAAAGGCCTTTCTCGCCATCCCTGTCAGCACAGGACCGGAGACAGCTGAAGAAGAGGCAGAGAAAGCCTACCTCCGGGCCAAGCTGGATGATTCTGTCACCTTGACAGGCATAGAAACCAAGAACGAGGACTCCCCCACAGACAGCGATGACACGGGCATCCGTTTTACAACCAAGGGCTATACCAGAAAGGCGGCCATTCATTTTGAGAGTGATACCGGGGATCAGGTGACGGTCATGCTCTCTCCCTTTCTCGGTGTGGCCCGAATTCTGGAAGGGCATGTCTCGCTTGAGCAAGACCAGATCACACTGAACAGGTAG
- the gspG gene encoding type II secretion system major pseudopilin GspG, protein MKNVSRKQKANKATQRDERGFTLIELMVVIVILGILAGMIVPKIMDRPEEARRTKAGVDISALSQALKLYKLDNGKYPTTDQGLQALVEPPSTGQLAKKWREGGYLDKANVPKDPWDNDFIYISPGTHGDFDLMSYGPDNEPGGEGMDADINSWEM, encoded by the coding sequence TTGAAGAACGTCAGCAGAAAGCAGAAAGCAAATAAAGCAACTCAACGGGATGAACGCGGCTTTACCCTGATTGAGCTCATGGTGGTTATTGTTATCCTTGGTATTCTTGCCGGTATGATCGTGCCCAAGATCATGGATCGGCCTGAAGAGGCCCGACGCACCAAGGCCGGAGTCGATATCAGCGCCTTGAGTCAGGCCCTGAAACTCTACAAGCTGGATAACGGCAAATACCCAACCACGGATCAGGGCTTACAGGCCCTGGTGGAACCGCCCTCCACTGGCCAACTGGCCAAAAAATGGCGTGAAGGCGGCTATCTGGATAAAGCAAATGTGCCCAAAGATCCTTGGGATAATGACTTCATCTACATCAGCCCAGGAACACACGGTGACTTCGATCTCATGTCCTATGGCCCGGATAACGAACCCGGCGGTGAGGGTATGGATGCGGACATCAATAGCTGGGAGATGTAA